The nucleotide sequence CCGCCCGTATCAACGGCGAAACCGATCAACGCCCGCAGATGCGGCTTACCTGCCATCAGCAAACGCTGTTCTTCTTCGACCGTCAGCCAACGGCATCGCCCCGGTTCAACCTTGATCCGGGGAAACGGCGGAACTTGAGCCAAGTACTCTTCACGAAACGCCTTGTTCAAGATGGCTTTGAGAACCGTGAGTTCCCGCAAGGCTGTTGCGGGTTTCATCCGTTCCAAAAGCTCATCCACCCATTTGCGCATAACGGCGTGGGTGACACCAGAAAGGCTCAGATCGCCGAAGCGGTCCAATAACCTTTGCAAGATATACTTATCACGCGCCTTATAGCCCACCGGATTGTCCCTTTGGCGTTCTTGTCCGTATCGCAGCGCCGCTTCCACGAACGGGACTTCGGGAATCACCGCGAAGTGCTGTTCCAAAAAGCTTTCTTGCTGCCATTTCGCCGCCAAAGCTTGGGCTAACTTTTTATCGTCAGTCCCAGTGCTTTTGCGGTGTCGGCGACCTTTCTGGTCTGCCCAATCAACCCACCACTTAGTGGAGTTTTTGCGTTGGTAGATACGCATGTTTGCCGTCCTTTCTGCTGAGCAGAAGTTCGGGCGCTGTTGTGCGCCTTATTCTGCTCTGCATAGGCCTCGATATCAACGGTGTCCCACCGTTTGCAGCGCGGCCCAAAATCCACAAACGGGATATCCAGGCTCATAAACGTATCCACGCACACGCCCAGCCACGCCGCCGCTTCATCCCGCGACAAATAACGCTTAACTGGCAATTGCACGTCCACGCCCATGAGCGTTCGAATCCCTTAACCATCCGTTTCGGAAAATTCCCAGAAAAGCCGGAAAATTTCCGTAATCCGTATACGTATACGGACCTCGGACCCTTAAGGTCCGGTTCCGGGAATTTCCCCTAGGGAATTTTCCGGAATGCCTTAACTAAGGGCCGTGTTCTACAGATTGGCCGAAACGATTTCGAAGGTCCGTTCCCTTAGCTAAGGGAAAGCGCCCAAGAGACATTCGCTAAGCTAAGCGAATCCTGTCCGGCCCATCCGTTACGGAAAAGGTGCCGAACTAGCTAAGCTAAGACCTCTTCCCGTTACGTTACGAAAGGAAGCCGGCCCACATTCGCGAAAAACCGCTTTCGATTCGTAACGTAAGGAAAGGCTATAGGAGGAAATTGGTGGACGTCTCGCTCCCGTACGGGTTTTAAACCCGGGTATTTTCCCCGGGAAATAAACCCGGAAAAACAAAAATCCCATACGGGAAATTTTCCCGGGATTTTAGATATTCCCGTTACGGGTTTTAAGCACAGAATATAGCATTCGGCTTAGGCAAGGCCGCATACCCCAATGCTACTCGTGACAACCCATAGGTATTGTGTGTATCTATTAACTGATATCAAAACAATCGAGTAGGCGGCATGACCGAAGAGCAAAAAAGACAGCTTGAGCAGCAACTTTGGAATATCGCCAACACTTTGCGTGGTCGGATGGATGCCGACGAATTCCGCGACTACATCCTTGGCTTCATCTTCTACAAATACCTCTCAGAGAAAATGTATGCCTACGCAAACAAAATTCTCGAACAAGACGAGATGCTTTACCTCCCTATTCTCGAAGGTGACGATGAGGGAGAGGAGATCATCGAGGCGGTCAAAGAAGAATCTGTTGCCGAACTCGGTTATTTTCTGCGTCCATCGGAGTTGTTTAGTGAACTGGCAAAGCGTGGGACCGCTCACGGCAAGGAGGACGCAAGCACCTTCATCCTCGATGACCTGACACGCATCCTCAACAATATTGAACATTCGACGCTAGGGACAGACAGCGAGGACGATTTCGACAAGCTGTTCGAAGACCTTGACTTAACTTCGACCAAGCTTGGTCGGACGGAGAAGGCCAAAAACGATGTT is from Magnetovibrio sp. and encodes:
- a CDS encoding tyrosine-type recombinase/integrase, giving the protein MAAKWQQESFLEQHFAVIPEVPFVEAALRYGQERQRDNPVGYKARDKYILQRLLDRFGDLSLSGVTHAVMRKWVDELLERMKPATALRELTVLKAILNKAFREEYLAQVPPFPRIKVEPGRCRWLTVEEEQRLLMAGKPHLRALIGFAVDTGGRKSELLKLDWQNVDLDRGFVTFRKTKNGEDRTVRLTDRAKRILQGLKPKASGPVFTYRGQAIKDVKTAFGRACKRAEVEDFRFHDLRHTFASRLVQQGVSLYEVMHLTGHKSFEMVQRYAHLAPDFQERAIGALNAYGTVSAQSA